The following coding sequences lie in one Apium graveolens cultivar Ventura chromosome 3, ASM990537v1, whole genome shotgun sequence genomic window:
- the LOC141712198 gene encoding F-box protein FBW2-like produces MDERCNVRCWDELLPDALGLIFDNLSLQEVLTVVPRVCKSWGRAVSGPYCWQEIDIEEWSRYQRPENVDKMLQMLIRRSCGSLRKLCVSGLSSDQMLCFISVHAKSLQTLRISRSTISDSIMKQVAGKFSSITSLDLSYCINIGAPGLEAIGKHCQFLSKLRRIMHPLEVIGKISQDDEALAIAASMPKLEHLEIAYLLVSTFSVIEILTNCRLLTLLDIRGCWDVNLDEKFVKKFPGLKVVGPLVVDYCPEVSSWDACSDYSSSSGYLAWDFVAGDTDIYLDGLSEDEQSIDNVEMRFYNGPDAQDAGFDWPQSP; encoded by the exons ATGGATGAAAGATGCAATGTTAGATGTTGGGATGAACTATTACCGGATGCACTTGGCCTTATATTTGATAATCTTTCCCTTCAAGAAGTGCTTACTGTTGTCCCAAGGGTATGCAAATCATGGGGAAGAGCAGTCAGTGGGCCTTATTGCTGGCAAGAGATAGATATTGAAGAGTGGAGTCGGTATCAGCGACCTGAAAACGTTGATAAAATGCTTCAAATGCTAATTAGACGTAGTTGTGGTTCACTCCGCAAACTCTGTGTTTCTGGCCTCTCCAGTGATCAAATGCTTTGCTTCATTTCAGTCCA TGCCAAGTCTCTTCAGACTTTACGCATCTCAAGAAGTACGATAAGCGACTCCATCATGAAACAAGTTGCCGGGAAGTTCTCTTCAATCACCTCTTTAGATTTGAGTTACTGCATAAATATTGGAGCCCCAGGTCTAGAGGCGATTGGAAAGCACTGTCAGTTTCTCAGTAAATTGCGCAGAATAATGCACCCACTAGAGGTGATAGGAAAGATATCCCAAGATGACGAGGCTCTTGCCATAGCCGCTTCAATGCCCAAACTCGAACACCTTGAGATTGCCTATCTACTAGTCAGCACTTTTAGTGTAATTGAGATATTAACAAACTGTAGGCTGCTCACATTACTGGATATCCGAGGATGTTGGGATGTCAATCTAGATGAGAAATTTGTTAAAAAATTCCCTGGGCTAAAGGTTGTTGGACCCCTTGTCGTCGATTACTGTCCTGAGGTAAGTAGTTGGGATGCTTGCTCGGATTATTCTAGTTCTTCTGGATATCTGGCGTGGGATTTTGTGGCCGGCGACACTGATATTTACTTAGATGGGCTTTCAGAAGATGAACAGAGTATCGATAATGTAGAAATGCGGTTTTACAATGGTCCTGATGCCCAGGATGCTGGATTTGATTGGCCGCAATCCCCTTAA